The genomic region AACTGCAGGATTCGCGGCCACCACTCTTCGAAGGCCTCCTGAGTCATGCGCTGTTCCCTCCGGGAGCCGTTCATCAGTTCGCGGAGGATCGACTCACCGTGCTTGACGTGCATCCCCTCTTCGAAGCAGATCTTGTCCATCGCGTGGGCGTACGGCTCCCAGCTGGACTTTTTCAGGGTCGCCTGGCGGCGCATCGCGGCCCCGTCGACGAAGAAGGCAATCATCGGCGTCTCGACGTAGCTCTCCATCGGGTAGTGGAAGCAGTTCAGGAACTTCCCGTCCCCGTTCGCCAGGTCGTCGAGCATCTCTTCGCGGGTCTTGATACCGAGCGACTCCGCCGCTCGGTAGAGCATCTGGCCGTGGCCGATTTCGTCCTGCACCTTCGCGCTGAAGGCCATCTTTCGCTCGATGCTCGGGGCTTGTCTGATGAAGGGCCGTTCGAGGTACGCCCCCATAATCTCGCTGTTGGCGTGGAATTCAAGCATCCGCGTGGCTGCCTTCCGATACTCTTCGGGAAGGTCGTCTTTCGGGCTGAACTCCCGGGGTCCAGCGCGGGCTTTGACTTCGTCAA from Haloarcula hispanica ATCC 33960 harbors:
- the paaA gene encoding 1,2-phenylacetyl-CoA epoxidase subunit PaaA, whose product is MNVDEVKARAGPREFSPKDDLPEEYRKAATRMLEFHANSEIMGAYLERPFIRQAPSIERKMAFSAKVQDEIGHGQMLYRAAESLGIKTREEMLDDLANGDGKFLNCFHYPMESYVETPMIAFFVDGAAMRRQATLKKSSWEPYAHAMDKICFEEGMHVKHGESILRELMNGSRREQRMTQEAFEEWWPRILQFFGPTDDQSTHHDFAAEVGLKTCTNDELRNAFLNTYIPKAKKYGLEMPDEPRIRDNGDGTYEVVEDDLDWDEFFTVSQNEYDGSIEQISGRRQAQEAVQWVRDMMDDQTTTNSGPQSQAAD